A genomic window from Serratia liquefaciens includes:
- a CDS encoding efflux RND transporter periplasmic adaptor subunit, with the protein MSLKIASLAVGVVVVATSLSLWLVVAARDTPPAAPPPPPRVGVVTLKSEPIPLTSELPGRVAAFRNAEVRPQVGGIVQKRLFTEGEEVKAQQPLYQIDSGLFQAEYDRSNAALARTRAQLRTAALLIQRYRPLAESRAISRQVYDDAVAAHQQAVADVQSAEAQLETARINLVYTRVLSPIDGIIGRSLVTEGALVTAQQAEAVAAVQQIDPIYVDVTQSSVQLLRLRNALESGAVAQADGPQSAAVTLTLEDGSRYTHGGKLQFSEITVDRSTGSVVLRAVFPNPERKLLPGMFVRARFLEGMAAQGGLLVPQRGITRNPRGEATALVVNVAGKVELRELTTERAMGDSWLVSTGLAAGDRVIVEGVQQVSPGAQVNAVEWAPATTTLLSSTRKEPAHG; encoded by the coding sequence ATGAGCCTCAAAATCGCCTCTCTTGCTGTCGGCGTGGTGGTGGTCGCTACTTCGCTTTCCCTGTGGCTGGTGGTGGCCGCTCGCGATACGCCCCCTGCTGCACCGCCGCCACCGCCACGGGTCGGGGTGGTAACGCTGAAAAGCGAACCTATACCACTGACCAGTGAGCTGCCGGGACGGGTTGCCGCCTTTCGCAATGCGGAAGTGCGGCCACAGGTCGGGGGCATAGTGCAAAAACGCCTGTTTACCGAAGGGGAAGAGGTCAAGGCGCAGCAACCGCTTTACCAAATCGATTCTGGGCTGTTTCAGGCGGAATACGATCGCAGCAATGCGGCCTTGGCGCGAACGCGGGCGCAGCTGCGTACCGCCGCGTTGTTGATTCAACGTTACCGGCCGCTGGCAGAGAGTCGGGCCATCAGTCGTCAGGTGTATGACGACGCCGTAGCCGCCCATCAGCAGGCGGTGGCCGACGTGCAGTCCGCGGAGGCGCAGTTGGAAACGGCACGTATCAATCTGGTTTATACCCGGGTGCTGTCACCCATAGACGGCATTATCGGACGTTCGCTGGTGACCGAAGGGGCGCTGGTGACGGCGCAGCAGGCCGAGGCGGTGGCGGCGGTGCAGCAGATAGATCCGATTTATGTGGACGTGACCCAGTCCAGCGTCCAACTTTTGCGGTTGAGAAATGCGCTGGAAAGCGGCGCGGTTGCGCAGGCCGACGGCCCGCAGTCTGCGGCGGTTACCCTGACGCTGGAAGACGGCTCACGCTATACCCACGGCGGCAAATTGCAATTTTCAGAAATCACGGTGGATCGTTCCACCGGCTCGGTAGTGTTGCGCGCGGTATTCCCCAATCCGGAACGCAAGCTGCTGCCGGGCATGTTTGTGCGAGCCCGGTTTTTAGAGGGCATGGCGGCGCAAGGGGGGCTGCTGGTGCCGCAGCGAGGCATTACCCGCAATCCGCGCGGTGAGGCTACCGCCCTGGTGGTGAACGTGGCGGGCAAGGTTGAGCTGCGCGAACTGACCACCGAACGGGCGATGGGGGACAGTTGGCTGGTATCGACCGGGCTGGCGGCGGGCGATCGGGTGATTGTCGAAGGCGTGCAGCAGGTCAGCCCCGGCGCACAGGTCAATGCGGTGGAGTGGGCTCCTGCCACCACCACGTTGTTAAGCAGCACTCGCAAGGAGCCGGCGCATGGCTAA
- a CDS encoding heavy metal response regulator transcription factor codes for MRLLLVEDEEKTSSYVNRALSELGYTVDVAGDGIEGLHLAVQQDYDAVILDVMLPGKDGYAVLEGLRASKQTPVLMLSARGSVDERVKGLRHGADDYLPKPFSLIELVARIQALLRRRTSDGIDVTQLQIDDLHVDLLARRVTRGGERIDLTAKEFALLSLLARHQGEILSKMMIAEQVWDMNFDSDANVVEVAIKRLRAKIDSPYPQKLLHTVRGMGYVLENRPQHRDAPRITA; via the coding sequence ATGCGATTACTGTTGGTTGAGGACGAAGAGAAAACCTCGTCCTACGTTAACCGCGCACTGAGCGAACTGGGCTACACCGTAGACGTCGCCGGCGATGGCATTGAGGGCTTGCACCTGGCGGTGCAACAGGACTATGACGCAGTGATCCTGGATGTGATGCTGCCAGGCAAAGACGGCTATGCGGTATTGGAAGGCCTGCGCGCCAGCAAACAAACGCCGGTGTTGATGCTGTCTGCCCGTGGTTCGGTTGATGAACGCGTCAAGGGCCTGCGCCACGGTGCGGATGATTATCTGCCCAAGCCGTTCTCGCTGATTGAACTGGTTGCCCGCATCCAGGCGTTACTGCGCCGCCGTACCAGCGACGGCATTGACGTTACCCAACTGCAAATCGACGATCTGCACGTGGATCTGCTGGCACGGCGAGTGACCCGTGGCGGGGAGCGTATCGATCTGACCGCCAAAGAATTTGCCCTGCTCAGCCTGTTGGCGCGTCATCAGGGGGAAATACTGTCCAAAATGATGATCGCCGAGCAGGTTTGGGACATGAACTTCGACAGCGACGCCAACGTGGTGGAAGTGGCGATTAAGCGACTGCGCGCCAAAATCGACTCCCCCTACCCGCAAAAGCTGCTGCACACGGTGCGTGGCATGGGCTACGTGCTGGAAAATCGTCCGCAGCATCGCGATGCGCCACGGATAACCGCCTGA
- a CDS encoding heavy metal sensor histidine kinase, which translates to MMKISISSRMALMFALTMALIMLVLALFLRSSLLTSLQNQMHNELHFRHSLISPYIEAKGTARDWPMVQQKLNTLSNSEGNQVKYWVISEDPRYRFGGAPPPGTRWSKLPDGFATAANPDGDCPLYMLIATLPPLGARPEVRYVVAIDSAPYMGTLREFTQALVVISLLGIGLAALLGYAISRFGMRPVLNLSEQAHRLVPGTTGQRLDSATLPAELRNLAESFNGVLARQEVAWRQLESFNADVAHELRTPLTNLIGQTQLALARERSVQELEELLQSNLEELERMTSIVNDMLFLSHAQAGQYATQLSEVSLREESLKTAEYVEPSFMENDLTIEISGEVRAQVDRRLFHRALANLLENSARHAVAGSAVSVLLQEQRGFAVVAVANQGETIAPEHLSRLFERFYRVDSSRVRSDMHHGLGLSIVRAIALMHQGEAFVHSLDGINTFGFSLALSQPEENPTPPASKPLAAAPAIAEIKRESLS; encoded by the coding sequence CTGATGAAAATTTCCATTTCCAGCCGTATGGCATTGATGTTCGCGCTGACCATGGCGCTGATCATGCTGGTACTGGCGCTGTTTCTGCGCAGTTCACTGCTGACCTCGTTGCAAAACCAGATGCACAACGAGCTGCACTTTCGCCATTCGCTGATCTCCCCCTATATCGAAGCCAAAGGGACCGCGCGCGACTGGCCAATGGTGCAACAAAAACTCAATACCCTGTCCAACAGCGAAGGCAACCAGGTGAAATATTGGGTGATCAGCGAGGATCCGCGCTACCGCTTCGGCGGTGCTCCCCCGCCGGGTACCCGCTGGTCAAAATTGCCGGACGGTTTCGCCACTGCCGCCAATCCTGACGGCGATTGCCCGTTGTATATGCTGATCGCAACGCTGCCGCCGCTGGGCGCTCGTCCAGAGGTGCGCTATGTGGTGGCAATTGATTCTGCACCCTATATGGGCACGCTGAGAGAGTTCACCCAGGCGCTGGTGGTGATTTCGCTGCTGGGGATTGGGCTGGCGGCCCTGCTGGGCTACGCCATATCGCGCTTCGGTATGCGGCCGGTGCTCAATCTCAGTGAACAGGCGCACCGTCTGGTGCCCGGCACTACCGGCCAGCGGCTGGACAGCGCCACCTTGCCGGCCGAACTGCGCAACCTGGCGGAGTCTTTCAATGGCGTACTGGCGCGCCAGGAAGTGGCCTGGCGGCAGTTGGAGAGCTTTAACGCCGACGTGGCGCATGAGTTGCGCACCCCGCTCACCAATCTGATTGGTCAAACCCAGTTGGCGTTGGCTCGCGAACGCAGCGTTCAGGAACTGGAAGAACTGCTGCAGTCGAACCTGGAAGAGCTGGAACGCATGACCTCCATCGTCAACGACATGCTGTTCCTGTCCCACGCTCAGGCCGGGCAATACGCCACCCAACTGAGCGAAGTGTCGCTGCGGGAAGAATCTCTGAAAACGGCGGAATACGTCGAACCTTCGTTTATGGAAAACGATTTGACCATTGAGATTTCCGGAGAGGTGCGGGCGCAGGTTGACCGGCGGCTGTTCCATCGTGCGTTGGCTAACCTGCTTGAAAACAGTGCGCGCCACGCCGTCGCGGGCAGCGCCGTTTCGGTACTGCTGCAGGAGCAGCGGGGATTTGCCGTCGTCGCCGTCGCCAACCAGGGCGAAACCATCGCCCCCGAGCACCTGAGCCGACTTTTTGAACGCTTCTATCGCGTCGACTCTTCGCGCGTTCGCAGCGACATGCACCACGGGCTGGGGTTGTCTATCGTCCGCGCCATCGCGCTCATGCACCAGGGGGAAGCCTTCGTCCACAGTCTCGATGGCATCAACACCTTCGGTTTCTCACTGGCGCTGTCGCAGCCAGAGGAAAACCCAACGCCACCGGCGTCAAAACCGCTAGCGGCGGCCCCCGCCATCGCCGAGATCAAGCGGGAAAGCCTGTCGTGA
- the nac gene encoding nitrogen assimilation transcriptional regulator NAC, with amino-acid sequence MNFRRLKYFVKIVDIGSLTQAAEVLHIAQPALSQQLATLEGELKQQLLIRTKRGVMPTEAGNILYAHAQTILRQCEQAQSAVNSAGQAMSGQVSVGLAPGSLASQLALPLLQAVRDQHPGILLSLNENIGSTLAGQVAGQSLDMAVIYGAKMPAGLQATSLMREDLYLVATRAVPNPGNSVDLLDVARLNLFLPREGDVVRTQVDEAMAVRKLAANVIGEIESSGTLSAAIASGLGATILPESVARAMIGPAKAWMARINVPSLSVPLSLCISAEHSLSAPALAVKDILLSIAASRSQEKRVLALVQ; translated from the coding sequence ATGAATTTCAGACGTCTGAAGTATTTCGTGAAAATCGTCGATATCGGCAGCCTGACCCAGGCGGCAGAGGTGCTGCATATCGCCCAGCCGGCACTCAGTCAGCAGTTGGCCACCCTGGAAGGGGAGCTGAAACAGCAACTGCTGATCCGCACCAAGCGCGGCGTGATGCCGACCGAGGCCGGAAACATCCTGTATGCCCATGCCCAGACCATTTTGCGCCAGTGCGAACAGGCACAGAGCGCGGTCAACAGCGCCGGGCAGGCGATGAGCGGTCAGGTGTCCGTCGGGCTGGCGCCGGGCAGCCTGGCGTCGCAGTTGGCGCTGCCGCTGCTGCAGGCGGTGCGCGATCAGCATCCGGGTATCTTACTCAGTCTGAATGAGAACATCGGCTCTACGCTCGCAGGACAGGTTGCCGGCCAAAGCCTGGATATGGCGGTGATCTACGGTGCCAAAATGCCTGCGGGCCTTCAGGCCACCTCGCTGATGCGAGAAGATCTCTATCTGGTGGCGACGCGTGCGGTGCCGAATCCCGGCAACAGCGTTGATCTGCTGGACGTTGCGCGCCTGAATCTGTTCCTGCCGCGCGAAGGTGATGTGGTACGAACTCAGGTGGATGAAGCCATGGCGGTGCGCAAGCTGGCCGCCAATGTGATTGGCGAAATCGAGTCCTCCGGCACCTTGAGCGCGGCCATCGCCAGCGGCCTGGGGGCCACCATTTTACCCGAGTCGGTGGCGCGGGCGATGATAGGGCCTGCCAAGGCCTGGATGGCTCGAATCAATGTTCCGTCGCTTAGCGTACCGCTGTCGCTGTGCATCTCCGCCGAGCACTCCCTGTCGGCGCCGGCGTTGGCCGTGAAAGATATCCTGCTGTCGATCGCCGCCAGCCGCAGTCAGGAAAAACGCGTGTTGGCGTTGGTACAATAA
- a CDS encoding DUF3320 domain-containing protein, protein MNDNEDSIFKSNNLSLEQKLERARTELLDLSARNKLLNIPRSKTAKLLEIIDEKSAEIHRLLVKEGKVFTFLPGRAGKKGELIDVKEDDIESNEATVDSRMLVFDDDIDPNAIRSEHQDTKLQTRLSPQGLQKRLLDLYHDYKTLEEEQGVNILYLTLGTLKWIDPNNKENIRYAPLILIPVSLERGTAGERFKLRSRQDEIIENLSLEAYLQRTHEIILPKIQSEEELDLSKYIDEVAQSVQIKPDWSVQEDDITLGFFSFAKFLMYRDLDPENWPENESITEQALIRSIMVDGFDDTDEELSDDVPIDPFISPRDMLHIMDSDTSQTLAIHNVREGKNLIIQGPPGTGKSQTIANIIAAAVADGKTVLFVAEKMAALEVVKRRLDHAGVGDACLELHSNKTNKRVFLEELKRVWELGSPRGEFPDTLVENLTDARDKLNEHPARLHKIYYPSAFSPYQVMGHLVRLRQLGQAPTDFNLENFEHWNANDLEKRLNLVKEIGERILDIGLPDKHPWNGVGLEQILPMDVEKLIPRLQEIREEALRVINDVEKLSDELSVTPVPEMFSSVGILVEVSERISKAPDLSAKALTSEEWNNNIPAIKQLIMSGKEYHETRLNLESDIIAEEIETPVTELEDALTTLPREFDVNGFTAAHSLSKLLAKLRLDANRLHEELGTQDGYYTVQEVERLIALGERIAAAPNASPDAFIASVWDHGVEKAAELVESIASFRTVSEFLEPKINDAAWVTDVLEARNLLATHTGIFRHLNGNWRKAKALVGSLLRDRSLPIDQQVLLLDDLIKAQGERKRIQEGNDFGHSAFGSDWRGEKSDSSSLMALVEWMRTLRGVGSEARILASRLVDREGVKLRAQQLNQLLQQVRVQLDILWDAFGTSPEEYFSNQISITRVSFIFIEQKVQELIELDKQCARLMVKPPADINERCNLVTRLAELQKLIAELRAKAPLAERAFDKQWQELSSDWEFLSQAHHWLEENSALRFVAAKLTNKVETAKNARETDLFSQKIVSKLEEIAKDLKGSIPTLFGSTADQLKISVACEKLNAWVMNSEQLSKWVAYQHRVAQAREYGLYEVVERLAFGDLSVDSSVSAVERTYFESLLKIMAFEEPELVRFDGELHSRQVLGFAELDLKRIKAASFEVVRAHHRQIPSKSGGVGPVGILRSEMVKKRGHLPIRQLMLKAGVAVQALKPVMMMSPLSVAQFLIPGKQKFDLLVMDEASQIQPVDAIGAIARCKQVVVVGDERQLPPTRFFAKMTESAPNDDDDDVSQVSDIESILGLFVARGLPQRMLRWHYRSRHQSLIAVSNTQFYENKLYIVPSPYTQEAGMGLQFHYIPDGVFESGGKGTNTVEAKAVAKAIMEHARKYPEQSLGVATFSVSQRKAIQDELELLRRLNPDLEEFFNGHPSEPFFVKNLENVQGDERDVIMISVGYAKNPQGYMAMRFGPLGSEGGERRLNVLISRAKRRCEVFASITDEDIDLERAKGKGVFAFKLFLQYARTGRISLAQRSEREMDSVFEEQVADALQKAGYQVHPQVGIAGFFIDLAIADPDMPGRYLIGIECDGRAYHSSRSARERDRLRQAVLEDHGWIIHRIWSTDWFHRPEEQLDRTLKAIESAKKELSERSEQSRQRTRAVPVEIVTVDRGPIVEIGLVDSETSAESEIAYLEANLTANLGYELHETPLGILSEMVEQVVEVESPIHTSEVITRLRTAWGLQRSGARIEAVVSRAINLVCNRGDVIQDGQFLVHDKSTISLRNRQNVQSSGLRKPEMLPPQEIAVGIVKVVKDNLGATDDEIIISISRSLGFKATSGALRKTISDVIEQLITKRTVVREDSLIIENKETITD, encoded by the coding sequence ATGAATGATAACGAAGATTCAATATTTAAAAGTAATAACCTTTCTCTTGAACAAAAATTAGAGCGAGCTCGTACTGAGCTTCTTGACTTGTCTGCTCGTAATAAGCTTCTTAACATTCCTCGTTCTAAAACAGCGAAGCTACTAGAAATAATCGATGAAAAGTCTGCTGAGATACATCGATTGCTAGTAAAAGAAGGAAAGGTGTTTACTTTTCTGCCAGGGCGAGCTGGAAAGAAAGGTGAGTTAATCGATGTTAAAGAAGATGATATTGAATCGAATGAAGCTACTGTAGATAGCCGAATGCTTGTTTTTGATGACGATATTGATCCAAATGCTATTCGTTCTGAGCATCAGGACACGAAGTTGCAAACAAGATTGTCCCCACAGGGTTTGCAGAAGCGATTATTAGATCTTTACCATGATTATAAAACGTTAGAAGAGGAGCAAGGTGTAAATATACTTTATCTGACTCTCGGAACCTTAAAGTGGATTGACCCAAACAATAAAGAAAATATCAGGTATGCTCCTTTGATCTTGATTCCTGTCTCTTTAGAGCGCGGAACTGCCGGTGAGAGGTTTAAACTGCGCTCTAGACAGGATGAGATTATTGAAAATCTCTCTTTAGAGGCTTATCTCCAGCGAACGCATGAAATTATATTGCCTAAGATACAATCAGAAGAAGAATTAGACCTTTCTAAATATATCGATGAGGTCGCTCAGTCTGTGCAGATAAAGCCTGATTGGAGTGTTCAAGAAGATGATATTACTCTGGGATTCTTTTCGTTTGCAAAATTTCTTATGTATAGGGATTTAGATCCAGAAAACTGGCCTGAGAACGAAAGTATCACGGAGCAAGCTCTTATTCGTTCAATTATGGTTGATGGTTTTGACGATACAGATGAAGAACTTTCAGATGATGTGCCAATAGATCCCTTCATATCTCCTAGGGACATGCTCCACATCATGGATAGTGACACTTCCCAAACTCTGGCGATACATAATGTACGCGAAGGTAAAAATCTTATTATTCAGGGACCTCCTGGTACTGGTAAATCTCAGACGATTGCGAACATAATTGCTGCTGCAGTCGCTGATGGAAAAACGGTTTTGTTTGTCGCAGAAAAAATGGCTGCGTTAGAAGTGGTGAAACGTCGTCTCGATCATGCAGGTGTCGGTGATGCGTGTCTAGAGTTGCATAGTAATAAGACGAACAAAAGAGTTTTTCTAGAGGAATTAAAGAGGGTTTGGGAGCTAGGATCTCCGAGGGGGGAATTTCCAGACACGTTGGTAGAAAATTTAACGGATGCTAGGGATAAACTTAACGAACATCCTGCCAGATTACACAAAATATATTATCCCTCCGCTTTTTCCCCCTATCAAGTCATGGGGCACCTTGTCCGATTACGTCAGTTAGGCCAAGCCCCTACTGATTTTAATCTGGAAAATTTTGAACATTGGAATGCGAATGATCTTGAGAAACGTCTTAATCTCGTAAAAGAGATTGGTGAACGTATTCTAGATATTGGGTTACCTGATAAACATCCGTGGAATGGGGTGGGTCTCGAGCAAATTTTACCAATGGATGTAGAAAAGTTAATTCCACGTCTGCAAGAAATTAGAGAAGAAGCTTTACGTGTTATAAACGATGTTGAAAAATTGTCGGATGAGCTTTCTGTGACTCCTGTACCGGAGATGTTCTCTTCTGTTGGGATATTAGTTGAGGTTTCTGAACGCATATCTAAAGCGCCAGACTTATCAGCGAAAGCGCTTACATCCGAAGAGTGGAATAATAATATTCCGGCGATTAAACAACTCATAATGTCGGGCAAAGAATACCATGAAACCCGCTTAAATCTTGAGTCAGATATAATAGCCGAAGAAATAGAAACTCCAGTTACTGAACTGGAAGATGCATTGACAACGCTTCCTCGGGAATTTGATGTTAACGGTTTTACAGCGGCTCACTCTCTGTCAAAACTGCTAGCTAAGTTGCGCCTTGATGCTAATCGCTTGCATGAGGAATTAGGAACTCAGGACGGATATTATACAGTTCAAGAAGTAGAGCGTTTAATTGCGCTGGGCGAAAGAATTGCTGCAGCGCCTAATGCCAGCCCAGATGCCTTTATCGCTTCTGTCTGGGATCATGGTGTTGAGAAAGCTGCTGAGTTAGTTGAGTCGATCGCTTCTTTCAGAACCGTTAGCGAATTTCTTGAGCCCAAAATAAACGACGCTGCTTGGGTTACGGATGTTCTTGAGGCCAGAAACCTTCTTGCAACTCATACTGGTATTTTCCGTCATCTGAACGGAAATTGGAGAAAAGCGAAAGCATTGGTCGGTTCTTTACTAAGAGACCGTTCTTTACCTATTGACCAGCAGGTGTTGTTACTTGACGATTTAATTAAAGCGCAAGGTGAGAGGAAAAGAATCCAAGAAGGCAATGACTTTGGTCACTCTGCCTTTGGTAGCGATTGGCGTGGCGAAAAGAGTGATAGTTCCTCTTTGATGGCATTGGTTGAATGGATGAGAACACTCCGTGGTGTAGGGTCTGAAGCGCGAATATTAGCCAGCCGTCTAGTTGACCGCGAGGGGGTGAAACTCCGAGCACAACAACTTAACCAGTTGCTGCAGCAAGTTCGCGTTCAGTTGGACATTCTCTGGGATGCTTTCGGTACATCACCTGAAGAGTATTTTAGTAACCAGATCTCTATCACACGCGTGTCATTTATATTCATTGAGCAAAAAGTTCAAGAACTTATAGAACTCGATAAACAATGTGCTCGTTTGATGGTAAAACCTCCTGCGGATATAAACGAACGTTGCAATTTAGTCACTCGACTTGCTGAGTTGCAGAAACTTATTGCGGAACTACGAGCAAAGGCCCCGCTTGCTGAGAGGGCTTTTGACAAACAATGGCAAGAATTATCATCTGACTGGGAATTCCTGAGTCAAGCTCATCATTGGTTAGAGGAAAATAGCGCTCTACGTTTCGTGGCTGCAAAACTTACAAACAAGGTCGAAACGGCCAAAAATGCACGAGAAACTGACCTATTTAGCCAAAAAATAGTCAGTAAACTGGAAGAAATCGCGAAGGATTTAAAAGGGTCTATTCCAACTCTTTTCGGATCGACAGCTGATCAGTTAAAGATATCGGTTGCTTGCGAAAAACTTAATGCATGGGTTATGAACTCGGAGCAATTATCTAAATGGGTTGCGTACCAACATCGTGTGGCACAGGCTCGAGAATATGGATTATATGAAGTTGTAGAAAGATTGGCATTTGGAGACCTCTCTGTTGACTCTTCGGTATCTGCTGTAGAACGGACCTATTTTGAGTCGTTGCTTAAAATAATGGCTTTCGAAGAGCCTGAGCTGGTGCGTTTTGATGGCGAACTTCACTCTCGCCAAGTTTTAGGGTTTGCAGAACTTGACCTTAAACGTATTAAAGCTGCCAGTTTTGAGGTTGTGCGCGCCCACCACAGACAGATTCCATCTAAAAGCGGTGGGGTCGGGCCTGTAGGTATTCTGCGCTCGGAAATGGTGAAGAAAAGAGGGCATTTGCCTATACGCCAGCTAATGTTGAAAGCTGGTGTTGCTGTACAGGCCTTGAAACCAGTAATGATGATGAGTCCATTATCTGTGGCCCAATTTCTTATTCCAGGCAAGCAAAAATTCGATCTTTTGGTCATGGATGAAGCGAGTCAGATACAACCGGTTGATGCTATTGGTGCAATTGCTCGATGTAAGCAGGTTGTTGTTGTGGGAGACGAGCGCCAACTGCCACCTACGCGATTCTTCGCTAAAATGACTGAATCTGCTCCTAATGATGATGATGATGACGTTTCTCAGGTTTCCGATATAGAAAGTATTCTTGGATTATTTGTTGCGAGAGGATTACCTCAACGTATGTTGAGATGGCACTATCGAAGCCGTCATCAATCATTGATTGCTGTCTCCAATACTCAGTTCTATGAAAATAAACTTTACATTGTACCTAGCCCGTACACTCAGGAAGCTGGTATGGGTCTACAATTTCACTACATTCCTGATGGTGTTTTCGAGTCAGGGGGCAAAGGAACCAATACGGTAGAAGCGAAAGCAGTTGCTAAAGCAATCATGGAGCATGCCCGTAAATATCCTGAACAGTCGCTCGGTGTTGCGACATTTTCTGTTTCTCAGCGTAAGGCTATTCAGGATGAACTTGAGTTGTTACGTCGCTTGAACCCTGACTTAGAGGAATTCTTTAATGGGCATCCGAGTGAGCCATTCTTCGTTAAAAACCTTGAGAACGTACAGGGTGATGAGCGTGATGTGATTATGATATCAGTCGGCTATGCGAAAAATCCGCAAGGATATATGGCGATGCGTTTCGGTCCCCTGGGTTCTGAAGGCGGGGAGCGAAGATTGAATGTGTTAATTAGCCGAGCCAAACGACGTTGTGAAGTGTTCGCCTCAATAACAGATGAGGATATAGATTTGGAACGAGCAAAAGGCAAAGGTGTATTTGCTTTTAAACTCTTCCTGCAGTACGCCCGTACCGGGCGGATATCCTTGGCTCAGCGTTCTGAACGAGAAATGGACAGTGTATTTGAAGAGCAGGTTGCTGATGCACTTCAGAAAGCTGGTTATCAAGTTCATCCCCAAGTGGGTATTGCTGGGTTCTTTATCGATTTGGCTATCGCGGATCCGGACATGCCAGGAAGATACTTGATCGGTATTGAATGTGATGGTCGGGCTTACCATTCTTCACGCTCTGCACGTGAACGAGATCGCTTGCGTCAAGCTGTACTTGAAGATCATGGGTGGATTATCCATCGTATCTGGAGCACCGATTGGTTCCATCGTCCTGAAGAGCAGCTAGATCGTACGCTTAAAGCTATAGAGTCAGCCAAAAAAGAGCTGTCAGAACGGAGTGAGCAATCGCGCCAGAGGACACGTGCAGTACCTGTTGAAATAGTTACTGTTGACAGAGGCCCTATAGTTGAGATTGGTCTTGTTGATTCAGAGACTTCAGCTGAGTCTGAGATCGCTTATCTTGAGGCAAACCTTACAGCTAATCTTGGTTATGAGCTTCATGAAACCCCTCTGGGTATCTTGAGCGAAATGGTTGAACAAGTAGTGGAAGTTGAATCCCCTATTCATACAAGCGAAGTTATCACAAGGCTACGAACTGCCTGGGGGCTGCAACGCTCAGGGGCAAGGATAGAGGCTGTTGTGAGCAGGGCTATTAACTTGGTCTGTAATAGGGGGGATGTCATTCAAGATGGTCAGTTCTTAGTTCATGACAAGTCAACAATTAGCTTACGAAACCGACAGAATGTTCAGTCCTCTGGATTACGGAAACCGGAAATGTTACCTCCTCAGGAGATAGCTGTCGGTATTGTTAAGGTAGTAAAAGATAACCTTGGCGCAACAGATGATGAAATAATTATATCGATCTCAAGATCTCTTGGATTCAAGGCGACAAGTGGAGCCTTGCGTAAAACAATCTCGGATGTGATCGAGCAACTCATCACTAAAAGAACTGTTGTCAGAGAAGACTCTTTGATTATTGAAAATAAAGAAACGATTACAGATTGA
- a CDS encoding DUF1852 domain-containing protein, which produces MSRDFTFTIKRSLFDEDYNPSENTRITTNFANLARGKNRQENLRNTLTMIDNRFNTLAHWDNPKSDRYSVELEIISVEMSIEGNGNTFPVIEILKTNIIDKKTHQRIEGIVGNNFSSYVRDYDFSVLLLEHNKNKPGFSIPDDFGDLHGNIFKYFVNSAEYKENFKKSPVICLSVSSKDTYQRTGNQHPVLGIEYQQNDSSLTEKYFEKMGLQVRYFMPKNSVAPLAFYFSGDLLSDYTDIELISTISTMETFQKIYRPEIYNANSAAGQYYQPSLNQQDHSLTKIVYDREERSQLAIEQGKFTEEHFIKPYKNILEQWSAHYAL; this is translated from the coding sequence ATGAGCAGAGACTTTACATTTACGATTAAGCGCAGCCTTTTCGATGAGGATTATAACCCCTCTGAAAATACGCGTATTACCACCAATTTTGCTAATTTGGCCCGAGGAAAAAATCGCCAGGAGAATCTGCGCAACACATTGACAATGATTGATAATCGTTTCAATACTTTAGCTCATTGGGACAACCCAAAAAGCGATCGTTACTCTGTCGAGCTTGAAATCATTTCTGTCGAGATGAGCATTGAAGGCAATGGCAATACCTTCCCAGTGATTGAGATATTAAAAACCAACATTATTGATAAAAAAACTCACCAGCGGATTGAAGGCATTGTCGGGAATAACTTCTCTTCTTATGTGCGAGATTATGACTTCAGCGTATTGCTGCTGGAGCACAACAAAAACAAACCTGGATTTAGCATTCCAGATGATTTTGGCGACCTGCACGGCAACATATTCAAGTATTTCGTCAACTCAGCTGAGTACAAAGAGAATTTTAAAAAGTCACCGGTAATCTGCTTAAGCGTCTCAAGTAAGGACACTTATCAGCGGACGGGTAACCAGCACCCTGTATTGGGCATAGAGTATCAGCAAAACGACTCCTCTTTGACTGAGAAATATTTCGAAAAAATGGGGTTACAGGTTCGCTACTTTATGCCGAAAAATAGCGTTGCGCCTTTGGCCTTTTATTTCTCCGGCGATTTGCTGAGTGATTACACTGATATTGAGCTTATCAGTACCATCAGCACGATGGAGACTTTCCAGAAAATTTATCGGCCTGAGATTTACAATGCGAACTCTGCCGCAGGGCAATATTATCAGCCGAGCCTGAATCAGCAGGATCATTCGTTGACAAAAATTGTTTATGACCGAGAAGAACGCAGCCAGTTGGCTATTGAGCAGGGGAAATTTACTGAAGAGCATTTCATCAAACCCTACAAGAACATTCTTGAGCAATGGTCTGCTCACTACGCTCTTTGA